The proteins below come from a single Alligator mississippiensis isolate rAllMis1 chromosome 2, rAllMis1, whole genome shotgun sequence genomic window:
- the AKAP5 gene encoding A-kinase anchor protein 5, with amino-acid sequence MEKAAKDIQTENTAESEMQSAAKLCRPAEEEAEKPSMFCFKKRKKSGKKASDVKGTCEEESANLNQTSQCSADHREGKASNPSQSPKGAWAAIKCFVRPRRKLKSSSRKHVPSDSQVQLETSTEEAGLQSLPKKEVRSGLKIPCIRFSGGKRKPSQCEMIEESDDSIKGNEAMGILNKATSEPEDLATAVKSSPDRSFGQSAAKKDSDSTAEKSDSSAGENELLREPGPDTDQHTACPVQSETMNLETVAVIVQEKQCPRSQPETAVHTVTKQDDGNTAFGAEPPEDLPEHVPRVTEVQGRNAMPEKQPGLDEFGSSISVSEDCKSKETIMGSSQSAFRDEAANVQSCSNEQFKLEESKDVDGVGIVITVTDADDCNEVEPSYICKLPLIPRHTKPKGNKKSGNFDFSSFSDCQQGSVAGSGHWREDKNSSHALSPKGLSDQGQRTSEQYELLLIETASSLVKAAIQSSIEQLVNEMALEHNKQNSFL; translated from the coding sequence ATGGAGAAGGCAGCTAAGGATATTCAAACGGAAAACACAGCAGAGTCAGAAATGCAGAGTGCAGCAAAACTGTGCCGTCCAGCTGAAGAAGAGGCAGAAAAACCCTCcatgttttgttttaagaaaagaaaaaagtcaggCAAGAAGGCTTCAGACGTGAAGGGTACCTGCGAAGAAGAGTCTGCAAACTTGAATCAAACCAGCCAGTGCAGTGCGGACCACAGAGAAGGGAAAGCTTCAAATCCATCTCAGTCACCAAAAGGAGCCTGGGCAGCTATAAAATGTTTTGTGAGACCAAGGAGAAAGTTAAAGTCTTCTTCCAGGAAACACGTACCTTCCGACTCTCAAGTCCAGCTGGAGACCAGTACAGAGGAGGCTGGCTTGCAGAGTTTGCCCAAGAAAGAGGTTCGTTCTGGTCTGAAAATACCATGCATAAGATTTTCAGGTGGCAAGAGAAAACCCAGCCAGTGTGAAATGATAGAGGAATCGGACGACAGTATTAAGGGAAATGAAGCAATGGGCATTTTGAATAAAGCTACCAGTGAACCCGAGGATTTGGCAACTGCAGTTAAATCTAGCCCTGATCGATCCTTTGGCCAGTCTGCTGCAAAGAAAGACAGTGACAGTACGGCTGAAAAAAGTGACAGTTCTGCTGGGGAGAACGAGCTTTTGCGAGAACCCGGGCCAGACACCGATCAACACACAGCATGTCCTGTCCAGTCAGAAACAATGAATTTAGAGACAGTTGCTGTAATAGTCCAGGAAAAACAGTGTCCGAGGAGCCAACCAGAAACAGCAGTGCATACAGTAACCAAGCAGGATGATGGCAACACTGCGTTTGGTGCTGAGCCGCCTGAGGACCTACCAGAGCATGTACCTAGAGTCACCGAGGTACAAGGTAGAAACGCCATGCCTGAGAAGCAGCCTGGACTGGATGAGTTTGGAAGCAGCATAAGCGTTAGTGAGGACTGTAAATCCAAAGAGACGATAATGGGTTCCAGTCAGTCAGCATTTAGAGATGAGGCAGCAAATGTACAGAGCTGTTCAAACGAACAATTTAAATTAGAAGAAAGTAAGGATGTTGATGGGGTGGGCATTGTGATTACGGTTACAGATGCAGACGATTGCAATGAAGTGGAGCCCAGCTATATCTGCAAGCTGCCCTTGATCCCACGTCATACAAAACCCAAAGGGAATAAGAAAAGTGGGAACTTTGATTTCAGTAGCTTTTCAGATTGCCAACAGGGCTCAGTGGCAGGCAGCGGCCACTGGAGGGAGGATAAAAACAGTTCCCATGCTCTCTCACCCAAAGGTCTCAGTGATCAGGGGCAAAGAACTTCAGAGCAGTATGAATTGCTTCTGATAGAAACCGCGTCTTCACTTGTAAAAGCAGCTATTCAGTCATCCATCGAACAGCTGGTTAATGAAATGGCTTTGGAACATAATAAACAGAACAGTTTTCTCTGA